In Desulfomonile tiedjei DSM 6799, a genomic segment contains:
- a CDS encoding O-antigen ligase family protein, whose product MLLFAAIAVGAALITLVNPMAGIVLALKADVATSIVLAPILGASYGEGENQHHTLLITLPVLAVLLVRMILQILSRRKSMAIPAFNSVDLGLFGLIVVVTFGSFRSESFIFGSEIVGRLLVLGVSYYIFSRTAVVCKNDVKRSVLSFMILVWLLSVGSGLYVLFSTGEIGSNVISAAGEIVGKVSLTKVNPISFSMLMGEAILVALFWLLSNRDSSRLLTFSILCSLPLLFGLMLTTAERGPFLSLVMAAAFLTVALILIGNDARYLVYSAIFFSAVLAGGVALYLSQPALSEGLAGRISDLGSGESTVGIRIRLYSQALDLFGESPLLGNGTGALENINGRGLYAHNLILEILAEQGLLGFAMLSIFLAGLVNRIKTSILLYHDPICAYFAALVLFHLAESMVSGTLWGLKSLYFAAGMLVVLEYLAREDFANYWESPCHACQYGCVEGCE is encoded by the coding sequence TTGCTTCTGTTTGCAGCAATAGCTGTGGGAGCTGCTCTGATAACGTTAGTTAATCCAATGGCCGGTATAGTCCTGGCGTTGAAAGCTGACGTGGCTACGTCGATAGTTTTGGCGCCAATTCTGGGAGCCAGCTACGGCGAGGGTGAAAACCAGCACCATACATTGCTGATCACTCTTCCTGTACTTGCAGTTTTGCTTGTCAGGATGATTCTACAGATTCTTTCCCGCAGAAAAAGCATGGCGATTCCAGCATTCAACAGCGTTGATCTGGGGCTATTTGGGTTAATCGTGGTGGTGACGTTCGGCAGCTTTCGTAGCGAAAGCTTCATTTTCGGAAGTGAAATAGTGGGTCGACTTCTGGTACTGGGCGTCTCGTACTATATTTTCTCCCGTACTGCTGTAGTTTGCAAGAATGATGTCAAGCGTTCGGTTCTGAGTTTCATGATTTTAGTTTGGTTATTGTCTGTTGGTTCCGGACTCTACGTCCTCTTCTCTACAGGGGAAATTGGCAGCAACGTCATATCCGCTGCAGGGGAAATCGTTGGCAAAGTAAGTCTGACAAAAGTGAATCCGATATCTTTCAGTATGTTGATGGGAGAAGCCATACTGGTTGCACTTTTTTGGCTTCTCTCGAATAGAGATTCATCGAGACTGCTGACGTTTTCCATACTTTGTTCGTTGCCACTTCTGTTTGGTTTGATGCTGACGACGGCTGAAAGAGGACCCTTCTTGAGCCTGGTCATGGCAGCCGCTTTCCTTACCGTAGCACTTATACTCATTGGTAACGACGCCCGCTATCTTGTGTATTCTGCGATCTTTTTTTCTGCGGTTCTCGCGGGAGGGGTTGCTCTCTACCTCAGTCAACCCGCACTCAGCGAAGGACTCGCAGGCCGTATATCCGATCTCGGTTCAGGAGAGAGTACCGTCGGTATACGCATCAGGCTGTATTCTCAAGCGTTGGATTTGTTTGGAGAATCGCCTCTTCTCGGCAACGGTACCGGCGCACTCGAAAATATCAACGGCAGAGGTCTTTATGCTCACAATTTGATTTTGGAAATCCTTGCGGAACAGGGGTTGCTCGGATTTGCAATGCTTTCCATCTTTCTTGCGGGGTTGGTCAATCGGATAAAAACATCAATTCTACTCTATCACGACCCGATATGCGCTTATTTCGCGGCCCTTGTATTATTCCACTTGGCAGAATCCATGGTCAGCGGCACTCTTTGGGGATTGAAGAGTCTCTATTTTGCCGCAGGTATGTTGGTCGTGCTCGAGTATCTCGCCAGAGAAGATTTCGCAAATTACTGGGAGTCTCCATGTCATGCTTGTCAGTACGGCTGCGTCGAGGGCTGCGAATAA
- a CDS encoding glycosyltransferase family 4 protein → MATKVIHLTSVHRCDDPRIYERQCRTLARAGYEVILIAPDCHDRVKEGVCLRGVPKANGRLRRMLGTVYQVYRSGVRENGELYHLHDPELLGPAILLRMQGKKIIFDFHESLAAQVSTKPWVMSRLRLAAATFATFVEKLAIIVSNRVIAATPVIARSFPRNKTSVVMNYPILKEFNPTSCLPYSRRPPWIGYVGALTEIRGVKEMVTAMDLLPSHLKAKLFLVGTFKPFDFENEVTQIPGWNYVDYAGYQPRKSVVDILGQCRVGLVMLHPTPNYLESYPIKLYEYMAAGLPIIASDFPFWRKIIEDVGCGLLADPLDPGSIADRIQWILAHPKEAEKMGKRGLAAVQTRFNWNLEIPNLLRVYEEVLQ, encoded by the coding sequence GTGGCGACCAAGGTGATCCATTTGACTTCCGTGCATCGTTGTGACGATCCGCGGATCTACGAGAGGCAGTGCAGGACTCTTGCGAGAGCGGGCTATGAAGTCATTCTGATCGCGCCGGATTGTCATGACAGAGTAAAAGAAGGGGTTTGCCTGAGGGGAGTACCAAAGGCAAATGGCAGACTCAGACGCATGTTAGGAACAGTATACCAGGTATACAGGTCAGGAGTCAGGGAAAATGGTGAATTATATCATCTTCACGATCCTGAATTGCTGGGTCCTGCAATCCTGCTACGAATGCAAGGCAAGAAGATAATCTTCGATTTTCATGAAAGTTTGGCCGCACAGGTCTCGACCAAACCCTGGGTGATGTCAAGACTACGCCTCGCAGCGGCCACTTTCGCAACTTTCGTGGAAAAACTGGCTATCATTGTATCCAATCGAGTTATTGCCGCTACACCCGTGATAGCGAGATCTTTCCCACGAAACAAGACCTCTGTAGTTATGAATTATCCGATCCTGAAAGAATTCAATCCCACAAGTTGTCTCCCCTATTCTCGGAGGCCTCCCTGGATCGGATATGTAGGTGCTCTGACTGAAATCCGTGGAGTCAAAGAAATGGTAACGGCAATGGACCTGCTGCCATCCCATCTGAAAGCCAAGCTCTTCCTTGTCGGGACGTTCAAACCGTTCGACTTTGAGAATGAGGTTACACAAATACCCGGATGGAATTATGTAGATTATGCAGGATATCAACCCCGGAAATCAGTAGTGGATATACTTGGCCAATGCCGTGTCGGGCTTGTGATGCTTCATCCGACGCCGAACTATCTGGAGTCGTATCCTATCAAATTGTACGAATATATGGCTGCAGGGTTGCCTATCATTGCATCTGATTTTCCTTTCTGGCGCAAGATAATTGAAGACGTCGGATGCGGGTTGCTGGCCGATCCTCTCGATCCTGGGAGTATAGCCGATCGAATCCAGTGGATACTTGCTCACCCCAAAGAGGCTGAAAAAATGGGAAAGCGAGGTCTGGCTGCGGTTCAAACCAGATTCAACTGGAATTTGGAAATACCCAATTTACTGCGAGTGTACGAGGAAGTGCTTCAGTAG
- a CDS encoding DegT/DnrJ/EryC1/StrS family aminotransferase: MKKFVQNEFESAFAEWLGVTRAFAFWKGRVALYAVLKAMGISEGDEVAVPGYTCVANITPIHYLGAIPKYVDILPDTYNMNPRALEEAITSRTKAIIAQHTYGIPADLDEIIRISKKHGVPVLEDCCLALGTRLNGKRVGSFTAASYFSFQWSKTIRIGLGGMLAINDRSLVDKIEALRNQSMFSPGMLESTLLSAQMLAYGLLYRPSTAMFLEDFFRFLTNHGLVVGSYSLKEYDGSAPPHFLKGMNRVQGLIGRLRFREIDTVISHRRMLQTIYEEYLQKLNWPVLDDSVDSQTVLVRYPIRVKRKFQTLDDAYRDHIELGSWFDSPLHPRGTPLERYGYVNGTCPEAEQAAREVVNLPLHMRITPKHAETIVKWLVENAVPANSAISMAGQSHQLRTYKLSQEWMHEIEDQV, encoded by the coding sequence ATGAAAAAATTTGTACAAAACGAATTTGAATCGGCATTTGCGGAATGGCTTGGAGTCACTCGCGCGTTTGCTTTTTGGAAAGGACGAGTAGCGCTGTACGCTGTTCTGAAAGCAATGGGCATCTCTGAAGGAGACGAAGTAGCAGTTCCCGGTTATACTTGTGTCGCTAATATTACCCCAATTCATTATCTTGGTGCCATTCCAAAATACGTCGATATATTGCCGGACACATATAATATGAATCCGCGTGCCCTGGAAGAAGCGATAACTTCGCGAACGAAAGCAATTATCGCTCAGCATACGTACGGAATTCCAGCCGATTTGGATGAGATAATTCGAATCTCCAAGAAACACGGGGTTCCGGTTTTGGAAGATTGTTGCTTGGCTCTAGGAACCAGATTAAACGGGAAGCGAGTTGGGTCCTTTACTGCTGCATCCTATTTTTCTTTTCAGTGGAGTAAGACGATACGTATCGGTCTGGGAGGCATGCTTGCGATAAACGATAGAAGTCTTGTTGACAAAATAGAAGCTTTGAGAAATCAGAGCATGTTTAGTCCAGGCATGTTGGAGAGCACTCTTTTATCGGCCCAGATGTTAGCTTATGGCTTATTATATAGGCCTTCAACCGCGATGTTTCTCGAGGACTTCTTTCGTTTTCTCACCAATCATGGGCTGGTAGTGGGCTCATACAGCCTTAAGGAGTACGACGGATCTGCGCCACCGCATTTTCTCAAAGGCATGAACCGGGTGCAGGGACTCATAGGTAGGTTAAGGTTCCGTGAAATTGACACAGTCATTTCTCATCGCAGGATGCTACAAACAATTTACGAAGAGTATCTACAAAAACTGAACTGGCCTGTGTTGGATGATTCAGTGGATTCACAGACTGTCCTCGTGCGTTACCCGATTCGTGTGAAAAGAAAATTTCAAACACTGGATGATGCTTATCGCGATCATATAGAGCTTGGTAGCTGGTTTGACTCACCTCTTCATCCACGAGGGACACCGTTGGAACGCTATGGCTATGTCAATGGAACCTGTCCTGAAGCCGAACAAGCGGCAAGAGAAGTGGTGAATCTACCCTTGCATATGCGCATTACGCCCAAGCACGCAGAAACGATTGTGAAGTGGTTAGTGGAAAATGCAGTCCCGGCCAATAGCGCCATATCGATGGCTGGACAATCTCATCAATTGAGAACATATAAGCTCTCTCAGGAGTGGATGCATGAAATCGAAGATCAGGTGTAA
- a CDS encoding glycosyltransferase family 4 protein, translating to MKTTAAGNAMRILLINQYAGSPNHGMEYRPYCLARQWTSSGHDVNVLAASFSHLRTRNPKVTGIAFQEEVSGIHYGWVRSPSYDGNGLLRAINMLSFPLLLSTYGWGLCRNTKPDMVIVSSPNPFTILPGYLLAKQTGAKLIFEVRDLWPLTLMELAGMSRRHPFISALQWVEDFAYRKANCVVSLLPKAEDYMVSRGMDRRKFVYIPNGCDLEEWDSTASDMPSEHADTFQRLRDQGRFIVVYAGNHGLANALDTLIDAATDLIDTSVTFVLVGKGPEKERLSRRVARQNLSNVVFLPPVLHSSLPKLLAAADACYIGLVYSPIFQYGISPNKLLDYMMAGKPIIHAIEAGNDLVAESMCGISVSPDEPSNISEAVVTLMRMDSGKREAMGRRGREYVEKNHSYEVLSNRFLELVTTTS from the coding sequence ATGAAGACCACTGCTGCAGGAAATGCTATGCGAATTCTTCTGATCAACCAGTATGCCGGTTCTCCCAATCATGGCATGGAGTATCGCCCGTACTGTCTTGCGAGACAATGGACCAGTTCGGGCCATGACGTCAACGTGCTCGCTGCCTCATTTTCGCATCTCCGGACAAGAAACCCCAAGGTCACGGGGATAGCGTTCCAGGAAGAAGTCTCTGGAATACACTATGGATGGGTGAGGTCACCGAGCTACGACGGTAATGGCTTACTCCGAGCTATCAACATGCTTTCCTTCCCGTTGTTATTATCGACCTACGGGTGGGGTCTCTGTCGGAACACGAAACCGGATATGGTCATCGTCTCATCCCCAAATCCATTCACAATTCTGCCCGGCTATCTTCTGGCAAAGCAGACAGGGGCAAAACTTATATTCGAGGTTAGAGATCTTTGGCCGCTGACTCTTATGGAGTTGGCCGGCATGTCACGCCGGCACCCTTTCATTTCTGCCCTGCAATGGGTGGAAGATTTTGCCTACCGGAAAGCGAATTGCGTGGTTTCCTTGCTGCCAAAGGCAGAGGATTACATGGTATCGAGAGGTATGGACAGGCGAAAATTTGTTTACATACCCAATGGGTGCGATTTGGAGGAATGGGATAGTACTGCATCTGACATGCCTTCGGAACACGCGGACACATTTCAACGTCTGCGGGATCAAGGACGATTCATTGTCGTGTACGCTGGCAACCACGGTCTGGCCAATGCGCTTGACACACTGATTGATGCCGCAACTGACCTGATCGATACATCGGTCACGTTTGTGTTAGTAGGTAAGGGACCGGAAAAGGAAAGGCTTTCCAGGCGTGTCGCTCGGCAGAATCTTTCGAATGTGGTCTTTTTACCGCCGGTATTGCACTCATCATTGCCGAAACTATTGGCAGCAGCAGATGCATGCTACATAGGGCTCGTCTACAGTCCAATATTTCAGTACGGTATCAGTCCAAATAAACTGCTCGACTACATGATGGCCGGTAAGCCGATCATCCATGCGATTGAGGCTGGAAACGATCTTGTTGCGGAGAGCATGTGCGGTATCTCAGTCTCTCCTGACGAGCCATCAAATATTTCTGAAGCAGTCGTCACGCTTATGCGCATGGATTCCGGCAAGCGAGAGGCGATGGGGCGCCGCGGACGGGAATACGTGGAGAAGAATCATTCATATGAGGTTCTTTCCAATCGTTTCTTAGAGCTGGTGACGACTACGAGTTGA
- a CDS encoding polysaccharide deacetylase family protein, whose translation MNPKTKIVCLITFDYELFLGRNFGPPDTILFEPTRKILDICDQVNVPTTFFADVCSVWAHRNNGCDSYADAFEKQLQEIVSTGHDVGLHIHPHWLFTTFVGGQWQISTERMYLHELGFGTHDHSAEETVRKGVNYLNELLGKQDTQYRCTAFRAAGLALQPQEKEIVRVLLDCGIRVDSSVAKNLRLNMDTVTIDYSRTPKNANWFLSPETGIENGNRSGIFEVPVATFQMGFLERTGFMARRIRSAGKLRGSVISRSPKQSRLTSLYSLLLLNLRYLFWNPYYLLSCDTKGMTLDLLLKGFDSYLQLHDDEVMYVSMINHPKLMFDEQVQLLGDFVRETRQRYGSEVSFQTFRQVAADCDCTQDLLKSSEISTNATRNNLEVYEGAL comes from the coding sequence ATGAACCCGAAAACAAAGATCGTTTGTCTGATAACTTTTGATTATGAGCTTTTTCTGGGAAGAAACTTCGGGCCACCCGACACGATTCTTTTCGAACCTACACGCAAAATATTGGATATCTGTGACCAAGTTAATGTGCCGACGACGTTTTTTGCTGATGTGTGCTCTGTTTGGGCTCATCGTAACAATGGTTGCGATTCGTACGCAGATGCATTTGAAAAGCAATTGCAGGAAATCGTCTCCACAGGTCATGATGTCGGGCTTCATATCCATCCGCACTGGCTCTTTACGACGTTTGTAGGGGGACAGTGGCAGATATCCACTGAGCGCATGTATCTTCACGAGTTGGGATTCGGCACGCATGATCATTCCGCTGAAGAGACAGTCCGGAAGGGTGTCAACTACTTGAACGAGTTGCTCGGCAAGCAAGATACTCAATATCGGTGCACGGCATTCAGAGCCGCCGGACTCGCATTGCAGCCACAAGAGAAGGAGATCGTCAGAGTCCTCCTGGACTGCGGTATCCGTGTGGATTCGAGCGTTGCAAAGAATCTCCGGCTCAATATGGACACAGTTACCATTGATTACAGCCGTACACCGAAGAACGCAAACTGGTTTCTATCCCCTGAAACCGGAATAGAGAATGGGAATCGGTCCGGCATTTTTGAAGTACCCGTTGCCACCTTTCAGATGGGATTCTTGGAAAGAACCGGCTTCATGGCCCGTCGAATCCGGTCTGCCGGGAAGCTTCGCGGCTCGGTAATCTCCCGTTCTCCCAAACAGAGTCGCTTGACTAGTCTGTACTCTCTTTTACTACTGAATTTGAGATATTTGTTCTGGAATCCCTACTATCTTCTGTCGTGCGACACCAAAGGGATGACATTGGATTTGCTGCTCAAGGGTTTTGATTCTTACCTTCAGCTTCACGATGATGAAGTGATGTATGTCTCCATGATAAATCATCCGAAGTTGATGTTTGATGAACAGGTCCAGCTATTGGGAGACTTTGTACGAGAAACGAGACAAAGATACGGCTCTGAAGTGTCCTTTCAAACCTTCAGACAAGTGGCTGCAGATTGTGATTGCACTCAGGATTTATTGAAGTCGTCTGAAATTTCCACGAATGCTACACGAAATAATTTGGAAGTTTACGAGGGGGCGCTGTAA
- a CDS encoding GNAT family N-acetyltransferase — translation MRLAANKVEKGMQPIADRLLNNQPEEKENRIGGLRIFGATEEMADQLVSFHNSYFGDNRKSEHWIWEYRGCHPDLSFFTVVVDEGRLVGTMGSIPIYLRVAGEKILSNKLENALLVPEYRGKETATDARIFHECKAREKGSQCLWAYTPVSKSAIREGYTVFNGVICGVVAAMNLSVIASDTLKSTKHPFKKKILRLASQFLLWIYGSILRATVLLPKSNYDIVSEPLRETDLDDFYRRLRIAYPNMIHIDLNARYLKWRIHDNPILQYRSYYVYDGKDLKAYAFVHAGDVRAFLTDFNFEHIDAGRFLLSRIVNDLKDQKAGFIVFAGNLENPSLKRVFRLLRRWGFVHFNKTNLIVKNLQFRNGRALTNAENWCMTGIGTEGYTL, via the coding sequence ATGCGATTGGCAGCTAATAAAGTCGAAAAAGGCATGCAACCCATTGCAGACAGGCTCCTCAATAATCAGCCTGAAGAGAAAGAAAACCGTATCGGGGGTCTGAGAATTTTTGGGGCTACAGAAGAAATGGCCGATCAGTTGGTGTCGTTTCACAACAGCTATTTTGGTGACAATCGTAAATCCGAGCACTGGATATGGGAATATAGGGGATGCCACCCCGATTTATCGTTTTTCACGGTGGTTGTCGATGAAGGCAGATTAGTAGGCACTATGGGATCTATTCCTATTTACCTCAGAGTTGCAGGTGAGAAAATATTGTCGAACAAACTGGAGAATGCTTTGCTCGTTCCCGAGTACAGGGGCAAAGAGACTGCAACTGACGCGAGAATTTTCCATGAATGCAAAGCTCGTGAAAAAGGGTCCCAATGTCTGTGGGCATACACACCGGTATCCAAGAGTGCTATTCGAGAGGGCTATACGGTTTTCAACGGCGTCATATGCGGCGTCGTAGCGGCAATGAATCTCTCGGTTATTGCGTCGGATACGCTCAAGTCAACGAAGCACCCTTTCAAGAAGAAGATTCTTAGGCTCGCTTCGCAATTTCTGCTCTGGATTTACGGTTCGATCCTCAGGGCCACGGTGCTTCTGCCCAAATCCAACTATGACATCGTTTCAGAGCCTCTAAGAGAGACTGACTTGGACGACTTTTACAGGAGATTGCGCATCGCATACCCGAACATGATCCATATCGACTTGAACGCGCGATATCTCAAATGGCGAATTCACGATAATCCAATACTACAATACAGGTCTTACTATGTTTACGACGGAAAAGATCTAAAGGCATATGCGTTTGTTCATGCCGGTGATGTTCGGGCTTTTCTAACGGATTTTAACTTCGAGCACATTGACGCAGGCAGATTCCTTCTATCACGCATTGTGAATGATCTGAAGGACCAAAAAGCCGGTTTCATAGTCTTTGCCGGCAATTTGGAGAATCCTTCGCTGAAGCGAGTATTCCGATTACTTCGACGCTGGGGTTTTGTACACTTCAACAAAACGAATCTGATCGTAAAGAATCTACAATTCAGGAACGGAAGAGCACTGACCAACGCGGAGAACTGGTGCATGACCGGAATCGGAACGGAAGGATACACGCTTTAA